One Panicum virgatum strain AP13 chromosome 9K, P.virgatum_v5, whole genome shotgun sequence genomic region harbors:
- the LOC120647031 gene encoding probable mitochondrial adenine nucleotide transporter BTL3 — MPWLEMWLPPAAGEGAVAAGLFLDGGDAAAHGALLAAMPGCSVPLGARSRRRRGAPPGFLSLTMSVKGGRGFVPGPVGLIAGAEEKGGAEEAEALVPGKKAVEDVAVAEGNVLLLQEKEKEKDARAGAGALNMTKHLWAGAVAAMVSRTVVAPLERLKLEYIVRGEQRNLFELMHAIAKAQGLKGFWKGNFVNILRTAPFKAVNFYAYDTYRKQLLKWSGNEETTNYERFIAGAFAGVTATLMCIPMDTIRTRMVAPGGEALGGVIGVARHMIQTEGFFSLYKGLVPSLISMAPSGAVFYGVYDILKMAYLHSPEGKKRVSMMKQQKQEANALDQLELGTVRTLLYGAIAGCCAEAATYPFEVVRRQLQMQVKATRMNAFATCLKIVDQGGVPALYAGLIPSLLQVLPSASISYFVYELMKIVLKVE; from the exons ATGCCGTGGCTCGAGATGTGGCTgcctcccgcggcgggggagggagcggtggcggcggggctgttcctcgacggcggcgacgcggcggcgcacggtgcCCTCCTCGCGGCGATGCCCGGCTGCTCGGTGCCGCTCGGGGCCcggtcacggcggcggcggggggcgccGCCGGGATTCCTGTCGctgacgatgtcggtgaagggGGGCAGGGGGTTCGTGCCTGGCCCGGTGGGGCTGATCGCGGGCGCGGAGGAGAAGGGCGGAgccgaggaggcggaggcgctggTCCCGGGGAAGAAGGCGGTGGAGGAcgtcgcggtggcggagggGAACGTGCTACTGCTGCaggagaaggaaaaggagaaggacgCTCGTGCTGGAGCTGGCGCGCTGAACATGACCAAGCATCTCTGGGCTGGAGCTGTCGCTGCCATGGTGTCTAG aacAGTTGTTGCTCCTCTTGAGAGGCTAAAGTTGGAGTATATAGTTCGTGGGGAGCAGAGGAATCTATTTGAGCTTATGCATGCTATTGCAAAAGCACAAGGGTTGAAAGGATTTTGGAAAGGGAACTTTGTCAATATTCTCCGCACTGCTCCATTCAAAGCAGTGAACTTCTATGCATACGACACTTACAGAAAGCAACTGCTCAAATGGTCTGGTAATGAAGAAACTACAAACTATGAGAGATTTATTGCTGGTGCTTTCGCTGGTGTAACCGCAACACTGATGTGCATACCCATGGATACG ATTAGGACAAGGATGGTAGCTCCTGGGGGTGAAGCTTTGGGTGGGGTTATAGGTGTTGCCCGTCACATGATCCAAACTGAAGGATTCTTCTCTCTGTATAAGGGATTAGTGCCTTCTCTTATCAGCATGGCACCCTCTGGTGCTGTATTTTACGGAGTGTATGACATATTGAAGATGGCTTATCTTCATTCACCTGAAGGAAAGAAGAGGGTATCGATGATGAAGCAGCAAAAACAAGAGGCAAATGCATTAGACCAACTTGAGCTGGGTACTGTCAGGACCCTACTCTATGGGGCCATTGCCGGGTGTTGTGCAGAAGCCGCTACGTACCCATTTGAAGTAGTTCGGAGGCAGCTACAGATGCAAGTAAAAGCAACAAGAATGAATGCATTTGCAACATGCCTTAAAATTGTTGATCAAGGTGGAGTACCAGCACTTTATGCTGGTCTGATTCCCAGCTTGCTACAG GTTCTGCCGTCAGCGTCAATAAGCTATTTTGTTTACGAGCTGATGAAGATAGTCCTGAAAGTGGAGTAA